A segment of the Cydia splendana chromosome 16, ilCydSple1.2, whole genome shotgun sequence genome:
ggaatgggtagaatatctcgacaggcttttatagtgcctctttagtacagagatatactaccaaatgcttttttattcatacagacagaaatagagacgggtagctaccacgcgcgcgacatgctctcgctgcgcccgtttgctaggggcggaggaattgcaaacagtttagtttttgcctgtgacgtcattatctctagaataacaacagctagcttggaatcgcagtacagtttagtaaaacctatgacgtcatcgtctccgatattgctaaagcacgcttagaattacaaaacggttagttttcacccatgacggaataacaaaaccaaatttctgaaattactctagcatacttcaaattacaaaatggaaattgcaaaagtcaatttgttcctattagttgactctccttgtccccggattaagttttatttttgtaattctaagtgtgtttttgttagttttttctctcagtgtactaTATACCTATCCTACCGGTTGTAATTGTGTAACCGTAAAGAACCTATgaaatttgttaaataaataacaaaagataaaacaaaTTGTTATTATCTTGCTGAGATTCAAACAAAAAGTTTTTTAGCAATCAAGGCTTAAAATGAACTTTTAAATCCTCCGCAATTAATTTAGACCCTCGCTTCAAAAGTTTagttaggtataggtaggtgTACCTACCCTTTCGGGTTCGCAAGTTAGACGGTAGAGGTATCGGCagaagcattaaaaaaaaatacctaatgaCAGTAAAGAAAGGACGCTTACCAtgaggaatttcgtacattgacttGCCTGTTCCTTTCTCCATTGTACGCGATTCTTGCTTCGATGTTTGCGTAgatgccgacaccgcacaagaacacagtagagttgtcacagacttttacacaactgcccaaacatttcaaataagacacgctagccctgtaagtagtaccgagctactaacaatggcaatGTATGCAGCTAGGGTGCGCGCGACCCACATTAGGTTGTGGCCCAGCACACTTCCACTGCGCTACCATCTTTTTTATAGAAGTTATTTTAAGACACAATTTATATCTTATAAATATTTGATATAGAACTTTAAAGAGTAAGTAACTTGATCGTGACGTCATAGTGtattgtttcatataaattccataatgGCAAATCGTTTCAACGGTTCGAAAAAAGATACTGATTTGACTCGTATTTGACTAGGGTATTTGATTCCCTATCGGACAGCCAATTTCGGCTTTAGGCTATATACCAAAACATCAATCATTCAAGCAGCTGAGaacatacgagtaggtacctacagtcaatttgaatagtagcggatgaaaaACGCTCCAAAAGTACCCATCTGCCACCCTCCATTACTTTTCCATgcatatgtcgcagtcggatcgtataatccgccgtattacattacggctagccgttttcaaaaacaggggcgttttgaaatgcggcggtttaacgattagccggattgaatgcggctgaatgagaatccgccggaatgtattcggcgccatacgttcttcaacacggctagccgtaatgtaatacagcgagtcattagccgccgctttgacagtttttagttcccatttttaacacccgtggcgctgcctgacaaacgctggggtgtccatcaaatctggagttcgtcggactgtttcttttcaaaaaacatttctttcgcaacttaactagacggagccccgcttcgcggggctcctatttctgagcggtttgcccttcgggcatctgaagctacctaacgaacctaacctacctacctattgatttagtgagacgtccgtgaaaactttacactttggggaaaaaagcgtaggtaggtaagtaggttaggttcgttaggtagcttcagatgcccgaagggcaaaccgcccagaaataggagccccgcttgcggggctccatctatttaagttgtgaaggaaatgttttggaaaagaaacacatgtagtgcggtgggaccatggtaaaaataaattaaattgcaaatattgtcaaactccggttacgtaggcgaccgaaagaactggtcactctacaatctaaaatagtagtacgatgcggctaaacgttggccgccttattgaagaacgtatcgcaatgacaatccggctaatcgtcgaaccgccgcatttcaaaacgcccctgtttttgataacggctagccgtaatgtaatacggcggattatacgatctgactacgacacaTATATCTcgacagttcgcgttcaaaaatgtctgaatttgttttttttttgtaaaatcagTGTCTGAATCCATGCAACGACATTGATTTTGACGGTGGGATCCTTCTacgagtggttttgtcaatccgAGGTAAAATATATCTCCCAaggcccccaaaatttattcacgaagggatggagcaaactcggattatacgAATTTTGGGCCTAATGAAGGTGTTAAAATGATttctagcttgctgggaattaatttctCAAAACGCTTTgtttggatctaatttgattggcctatataCTTATAGATACAGTCGGATCATGCTAACCGTGCAtgacatttgcaatgacaaagtgctaagtaggtatgtcataattaatgtaaaatttctatgaaaatatggcaCTTCCTCACGTTagcttatttttagggttccgtacccaaagggtaaaaatgggaccctattactaagactccactgtccatccgtctgtctgtcactaggctgtatctcatgaaccgtgatagctagacagttgaaattttcacagatgatgtatttctattgccgctataacaacaaatactaaaaacagaatataatctaaatatataaacgtgaaagacctgactgactgactgactgactgacttaaatcaacgcacagcccaaaccgctgggactagaaagtccaaatttggcaactagattccttataaggtctaggggtccactaagaaaggatttttcaaaattcatcccctaaaggagtgaaatgggggtccaaagtttgtatggggaaacaagattagttagactattttattccaaatttcacaggagtattcctaaagataaatgagtaaacacgtgtttcaggttttttgaaaattgaacccctaagagggggaaaagtccccaatagggttgatatctcaaaataacaatatgggtatcgttttcatagtattttgagacgctaataacaaaaatggcatcaaaattaaaattaacgtagccgaagtgaacaatcatccccctggtgggggtgcaatggggttgaaatttcaaaatatcaatatgggtatcatttccatggttttgtgggacgctaattacaaaaatgggatcaaaattaaaatataacgtagccgacgtgaactatggcccctggtggggaatgctaattacgaagatagcatagacggttgtaacatacacgctgatttacagccacgtgacgtgatccagacttttgagaatgcaatgccttaaagtaattttttttagctattagctcaggggaaatttcactaatacctacaatggctgttgaattgttggatattgatgggaccatgttggctcacaccgtagtacctataattggagatggagcctgtcaggccgcgtagccaagatgccaatcgcttactctccgtagcgatcgaaacgcaactgtcactgtcgcgctaatatggaagagtgatagagagacataatgcttttcgttgtcgaagcgatagcgattgtaaccttggctaggccggctgtttcgcgccatctcctatcttctgtatgatacgcaggtgatggccagggaggtgcgcgagcaaatcgttagtcacgtggtggccaactgggaggagtttgttattatgtctcattaacagtaacggtgataattactccgttgaatactgccttgaaatgtcgcgcccgtttacttacggtagtctctgcgagttggtagcggcaggacaactgtttccgtgggttttcgaagtttaccgcaacaatgagctatatatgagagttggtactgtgggtaatccggtgggccgactaagattttcaagtgatttgtctagcggtcattttgacgtatatattcgcagtgaattactcgtaagacccacaatatcagagcccccttcttcactcctctctgtggttgccaagaagattaccacgagaaggaatgaGGAGATTATcaccccatttagaatcagactcatcattatctcttaccgctaccaaaacagttactaaaaaacgccgtgccaggttcacgaatactacacggaacaaacaactaaaagctgccgcaaataaatatatgaaaaacaaatcatcagatcaccaagctgccgtaagcaattaccaaaaaatgaaccctgatgtacctacacagagaagcagtagctaggtatcagcatcagcaagcccaccccgaggtaaaccgtgacacctccgctaggtatcagcaaacccaccccgaggtaaaccgtgacacctccgctaggtatcagcaaatcacacacactgatacacttcatccatgtaaaactccgcaccattttgcaattctctctcaagttgccgtttaatgtcgtccgaaaaactgtccttatatttttcccagagacttaaTGGGTCAGTAaaaagttcacgcagcttgaagggagaatcgcacaacgcagcttcctctaaagttgagtcccaatgtttatcgtcctctagcaatccaagggaggaccactaatgtagtgtataaggaggtgctataggtacaaaaggctacaactacataaataaaaaatataaattaaaaggtgttaggtacaaaacgtacattagattatattaaataagtcgagctcgattaatcgatataattacaattggtgtcttcaagtcaagagtgaatactgtgaataagcttttactgaaatagtgagctacaccttcgtagggttgcaaatagaaaaaaaaccaaattttttttttcaaatttatgaaaaaaaacataaaaaaaaacctggcaccatggttttttttctaaattaggtttttttttcagatgaacaaaaatatgccacaatattgttggtgttgccaacagtaaattgcgataactaccactacagatttcatttatgttgttattaatcaaagttgttaaattaaattggtttaatggttaacataaactgacataaagtctaaaacaagtaaaacaaccgtataaaagtattaactgccttgcaaattttgagttttcatacttttgaaaaaaaacgtactccagaaaaaaaacgttttttttcatgttttttctcaagtcagaaaaaaaccgtttttttacaaccctacaccttcggccttgtcatcactttccagcaggtgagactaaggtcagtcactgttcagtccgtaaaaaaaaaaacaaaattaaaaaaactctcctgcgcgtgcgaagccgcgggcaaaagctagtaaatatataagtggggctcccatgcaATAAACGTGactttttttgctgttttttgcgtaatgggaCGGAGCCcttagtgcgcgagtccgactcgcacttgaccggtttttcttatgatttttttatagacACCCACTTAAAGTGTAGGTGGCTATAAAATATCATAAGGAAAAATAAGGCAAAACATAAATAGATTCTTGTATCAAGTTTACCCGAATAAGAGCATATAATTGTACTGAAAAACCCTTTTGTGTAAGAGCGAAATGGAGTACAAACAAGGTTTTCGCTCCAAGGACTCGCCCCCGCCGTAAACAATCGACGGGGTCACAATTCCACATAATTTTTGACAACTTGTGACACTGCGAATTTTCATTGTGACATAATCGCTCATagtagtaggggagcccacgatgctaaatcgggatttactcgagcgtcatacagacctattggaatcgaaatatgataagaagaaaaaaaagttatataaagtttttttttccagcgagccggaaagcgtctacaatttttttttttccacgttaatgctatattttttctataacttaatataacacttatttgtaggcattttcttgatctgacgaacacaagtttgacgcctaatttttacattgtaaccgtcagattaaggaaatgcatgcaaataattatcagatttagtaatagcacaattatagcgttaatttggactaatatgaccaaatccacaatctgcttaacaatttctTGAAAtccccaccaaccaagggctcaacatagatggctaaaaggagtaaaggtagactacacggggtagcaagatatcattcatatcttaatctgacgcgctcgagtaaacacaaaaatcccctcttgggctcccctaccataggtacatattattaaacagcctcctagcctagtcggtagtgacacTACACTAAAGCAGGAGGTCCGAACccagggttcgaatcctggtacgggcatttatttgtgtgttcctgagttatggatgttttctatgtacagtTGTGTGCAATATAATAGCAGTCAATAAGAAAATTATAGTGTATGTTAATTCCGTAATTTGATATCTCCTATCACCAACACTGGCTCGACAATGCCCTCGCACAATCATTAACTCCACTTCCTTGATAGTCAACGTATAGCCAGCGGCCATCGTCCCACAGACAAGTGAAGTCTCTTTCACGGCTTTCCCGCCAATACAAGGACACACGAGACAGCGTATGTATGCTATTTAAGCCACTCGCATAACCGCATACACTACATCCCTCCCTTGAAGTTAAATTAGATAAATAACAACAAGCATATTGTGACCAAATCAATATATTCTACAATACTAGAATCAGTCTCCAGGTTAACCATTAACAGTGcatattattttgcttttacAAGACTTTAAACaagtattatattttttataaagtatgaaTGTAATTAACAATACAAactaacaaataataataataaacgaatAATGGCACAGTAATCACAGCTCATTATTACTATCACCTTGTTCCCCACCAGTTCCTTCTTCCTGGTCTTTCCTCTGCACAGCTTCCCACTGTCCTTCTACTCTTTTCAGGTGAACTACATTTCTCCTCAGTACTTGCCCTGTTATATCATTTTTCACTGAGATGTCGCCTCTAGTAGCACTTTGTACCGTATAAGGTGTTGGATTGTAGTTTGAGCTGAGTTTATGTCCTTTGTCCATATTCTTGACATATACTTTATCTCCTTCAGCTAGACTAGACTCAGTAGCACCTCTTCTTTTGTCTGCATATTCTTTCCCTTTTTCTTTCTGTATCTTATCACGCTCTCGTACCCCCAGGTCAACAGTAGTGCTTTCAAATCTATCAATAGATGGAATCTTGTCTCTATTCTGTCGTCTAAAGAACAGTTCTGATGGTGACTTGTCTGTGGATGAATGGGGCGTACTGTTATACATTAATAGGTACTCCATCAAACTTTCTTTAATGTCCTTTTTCTCCAAATGACTGATCTTGAGGCGTTTCATTATGTCACGATTCTGTCTTTCGACCTCTCCGTTCATCTGGGGCCAATACGGTACCGTGTTGTGAACGATGATATTGCATTCTTCGCAAAACGATCGAAACTCTTCGCTCACAAACTGCCGGCCGTTGTCTACAGTTATTGAGACAGGGTAACCTAGCCTGCTAAAAATTTCTTTGAGCAGCTTTATAATTTGACAACTGGTTACTATCTTGCTGATTTTAACTTCTTTATAGCGGCTATAATAGTCTACTACAACTAGCAGGTAGTCATTGTTAGGTAAAGGTCCTAAAAGATCCATCGCGACATCAACCCACGGAGCTAAAGGAAGTTCGCGTCTCTTCAGGGGTGTTGGAGGATTTGGTAAGCCTACTAGGGTGCAACTCTTGCAGGATTTAACCAAATTTTCTGCATCCTTGTCGATTCTTGGCCACCACACCTTTGACCTGAGCCTACCCTTCATTGCGACAATCCCAGGGTGGCCTTCGTGCGCAGCGTCCAGTACTCCTTTCCTCAATTTCTGAGGTATCACAATTCGGTTTCCTCGAAGTAAAATATCACCGTAGAAACATAGTTCATTCTCAAATATTTTATAACCTTTGACGGTCTCATTCCATTCTTTTTCATAGACTCCCTTTTTAACGCCTCTTACTTCTTCATCATTCACCGAAGCTTCAATAATGGCAGACATTGAAGTCGCATGTGGTCTTGCTTGCTCCACAATTTGATGTATGTGTTCGTCTCCTCCTTTAGATTGTGCATCTATCAATTTGCATAGGCGAGATAACGGATCCGCGATATTCACCTTTCCTGGCCTGTAGGTTACGTTATAATCATATGATTGGAGTCTCAGCACCCAACGTTCAATGCGTGCACAAGGCTTTGATTTTAGTCCAAACAATATTTCCAATGGCTTGTGATCTGTAATGAGATCAAACTTCTTGCCGAAgagaaatatattaaaatgttcAACAGACCAAACTAGTGCAAGAGCCTCTTTCTCAGTTTGACTGTATTTTCTTTCGCAGTCTGTTAATGTCCGGTTTCCATACGCGATTATTCGCGGGCCATTTGAATCAGTTTGTATTAAAATAGCTCCAAGGCCAACAGGGCTCGCGTCAGCAATAACTTGGGTTTTGTCATTAATATCGTAATATCCTAGCGATTGTATTTTACTTAGTGCCTCTTTCAGCTCTGTAAATGCCCTGTCTTGCTCGCTAGTCCAATATGGTTTGATGTCAGCCTTTTTTCCCAGTTTTTTCCTTAACAATTCTTTTAAAGGTTCCGTTCTGGTGGCTAAATTAGGCAACCACTTGTTTACATAATTCACAAGTCCTAAAAAGCTCTGTAGTTCTTCTATTGTTGCCGGAAGCCTGAAGTTAGAAATGCTCTCCATATACTTTGGCAATGGTTTCACTCCACTTGGTGATAGTTCGTGTCCCAAGAAATGGACCTTCTGTTCATTGAGTAGTATGTCATTCTCCTTAAGCACTTCCAACACCATTGCCAGTCGCATGTCATGTTGCTCTTCATTGTCTCCAAAAACTAATATGTCATCTATGAAGTTTAACACTCCGTCACATTTAACTAAAAGCTTTTCCAAAACTTTTTGAAATATCTCCGGAGCGCAAGAAATTCCAAACATGAGTCTTTTATATTGGTAGAGCCCTTTAGCTGTTATAAAGGTGGTTATGTGTCTACAATCCGGGTGTAATTCCAACTGGTGGAAAGCGTCCTTGATATCAAGCTTACTAAAATATTTAGCTTTCCCAATTTCCGGTAATAGTTTATCCATACATGGCAAAGGATGATTTTCCCTTAAAATAGCGGTATTGGCACGTCGCATATCCACACACAGCCGCAAATCTCCATTTTCTTTTATAATGGGCACCATTGGAGACACCCATCGTGAAGGTCCATTAACTTCTTCAATGATGTCTCGAGCAAGTAAGTCTTGGATCTTGTTCTCAACTTTTTGTTCTAGAGGCAATGGTATTCTCCGGTATGGCTGTGATACTGGTTGTACATTTTGGTCAATAGGGATTTCTACCAGTAAGTACATCCTTGAGCTTGGGAAACGGTTTTGACTTGACATCTTCATCAATTTTATTCACATCTACACAAATTTTCAAGACGCCCAGACGTGTTGCCGTTTCTCTGCCCAACAAGTCTTGCGTACCTCCCGCAATAACATAAACTGTTGCATATTCTTCGCGACCATTTGCCTTAATTGTAGTTTCAAATGATCCTTTAACATTGAGTGGAGTGTGACTGCCATATGGCATAAGAGATCTGGTTGGGTTGGATGTTTGGTTGGTTGCTATAGCTCCTAAACTTTTCAAGGTTTCCCAAGTTTCTCCTGTAATAAGGTTGGGCCTGCAACCAGAATCAACCAGCAAATCAGTCTTGATTCCACCCAAGACGCATTCAATTATGGCATCGttgtcaatattaaaaacataatCTACTTCAACTCTTGCTTTTTTGTTTCCCTTTATGTTCCTACTTGAGTGATTATCCAATTTCCTTTTCATGCCACTTGTTCTGCAGTATTGACGGAAATGTCCCATCTTGCCACAACCAAAACAAGTTTTATCCAATGCAGGACACTCTTTGTAATCGGTTTGATGGTTCTTCTTCCCGCAACGTCCACAAGGTATtgtattatttcttctgtgtgTTTCTTCTTTCTTAGTTCTGTAAGCACCATCTTTCTTATTTCTATTGTAAATGGCATTAACttcttggttttcttcctttttctCTGAGCTTCCTTGTTTTTTATCATATATTTCTAATTGGTCATTGACTAAGTACTTCTAATGTATTCGCCTCAGTCACTATTTTTTCTAAGGTAATGCTGTCACCTATTGTGAGAATCTTCTTGCGTAGTTCAGCTGAATTACATTTTTCAGTGATCTGGTCAATCAAGTGGTCATCTTTTTTATCAAAACTGCATTTCTCAGCTTGTTTCCGAAGTCGGACTAAAAAACTTTCAAACTTTTCTTTATCTTCCTGTTTGATCAGTCTGAACATGTGACGCTCAAAAACCCGGTTAGTCTTGGGGACAAAGTATTCATCAAGTTTTTTTATTGCTGTGTCGAAAACATCTACTCCCACTGCAGCTTTAACCTCTGCACCAGGTAAGTTGTAGTAAATATCTTGCAGGCTTGTTCCTCCGAAGTGCAGTAATGTAGCTCGTTTCTTCACATCTGATGTGACATCAGCGGCATCAATATATATGAATAGTGACCTCTTCCATCTCTCCCATTTGCTGCCGATGGAACTTCGGTCACCATCCAAGTCTAGCCCCTCCAGGGTCAGCGATGGTTGTTGAGTCATAGTAACGTAATCCCGTTACGGCCACCTGAAATATCAAATTAGTTCGTAACCAATAGGTTAATCACCTGACTGTTTTCAATTTAATGAAGGTTGTCAACCagttccaatttaatggaggtgtTCCTTTGAACAACCAGACATttcccaatttaatggaggctatGCCGACCAATTCCAATTGAATGGAggtattcatttgaactaccagactatttccaatttaatggaggttgTCAACCATATTCAATTTAATGAAGGTGTTCCTTTGAACAACCAGACATttcccaatttaatggaggctatGCCGACCAATTCCAATTGAATGGAggtattcatttgaactaccagactatttccaatttaatggaggttatGTCAACCCAGTTTAACATAATAAAGTATTTATGAAAGTTTGTACTTCACTAAATAACCTAGAATAAATATGCGTATTATTGAGATGAACTCCGCTGGAAAATAAGaactaaacattttaattttgatttttattacaccaGCTACACACCATTGGCATTAATGACACTAGCAGTTCAAATGTAACATTCTCATGATAAATtgcaataactaaataaataatatggaTTTATAACAACCCGGCAGCCATTTTGTATATATTTCACATGACTGTGCATCTTAAGAGTGAATATGTACAACTTTTATTACTTTAAAGTTGAATGacggtaaaaaaaaacacatattaAATGGCTAACATTGAAATTAATAACAATGCACGAATCTCAATTCAGAATGCAAAATGAACAttgttttttactattttacgCTGTCTAGGTTCCTTACTTGTTTGTGTACAAGCCGGGTTAAACAAACCCAAATTTTCCATTAAAAACCCCGCTTACATAATGATATATGGCATTTAATGGTAGAAACGATCAAATATATTGTACAAATAGTGTTTTGTATATGAGGCTTGGCAATTATAACgatgttattttaattttggaATGGAATTATAACCTAAGTTTTTTGCCAAAACTGGTCATCCATTTCCTTGAGATTTTAGCAATGAAGCTTACCTTTTTTCTCGTCGCCACTTATAGTGTATGTTAATTCCGTAATTTGATATCTCCTATCACCAACACTGGCTCGACAATGCCCTCGCACAATCATTAACTCCACTTCCTTGATAGTCAACGTATAGCCAGCGGCCATCGTCCCACAGACAAGTGAAGTCTCTTTCACGGCTTTCCCGCCAATACAAGGACACACGAGACAGCGTATGTATGCTATTTAAGCCACTCGCATAACCGCATACACTACAAAAATGAAAAGTAGGGGAAAACTATAACTTTAGATCAATTAAATTGGatctttttttataattattctaCATTACTTGACATTGGGTAGGTATATCAAAATAAACTTTAACCTTTTTCTATAAGACGACCTTCGTAGCAGAGTGAGCTCTAAATAATTGCCGCTCATGACAAACCAAGTAGTTAGTAGGGACTACATTATACATTGaaacaaaacaataattttCCAAATCGGTTTAGAAATGACGGAGTTCTGaggtaacatacatacaaaataaaaataaaaatacggtcgaattgataacctcctactattttgaagtcggttaaaaataaatataattatacggCTACGAAAACGGTTACGGGTACGGTTATGAAATTGATTAATATTAGTAAATCtaacttacataattatattcgtCGAATGGGTTGCTCTTGAATGTCGCGAAGTCAAACGTGATGATTTTTTCAGCTCATGGCACTGCAGTACCTTCGTGTATTACAAACGGCCCAATGCCATTGTGTTCTGAGAGCAAATTCCTGGGCTTTACGGTTGACTCGAACCTTGGCTGGAAGTGTCATGTTGACCAATTATGCAATAGGTTGAGTAGTGCTGTCTTCGCCATCAAGAACCTACAGCCACTTATATCACGAAAAGCACTGAAGGCTGTGTATTTTTCCcattttcattcattaataTCTTACGGGACGTTAATATGGGGAAATTCCACAGATTCAAAGCGAGTCTTGATACTTCAAAAACGGGCGGTTCGATTGCTAGCTGGAGTCCAAGCCAGACATTCGTGTAAGGAGCTATTCAAGCAAATCGGCATAATGACACACTACTCACTTTACATATTTCAAGTATTAATGTTTGTAAGAAATAATTTCCCAATGTTCAAACGTGTCGAGGTTGCGGGCAAACAGCTCCGATCCACGGGTAGACTACGCACAGTGCcgcgtcgcatggcactttcagTCAAAAATCCGAGGGTGATTGGACCAACGTACTATGAACGTCTACCTGCAAAATTGCGAACTGAACcatctgacgaaacatttgaacgccaattgagactctttttattggataatccattatattctgtaaatgaatatataGAAATGACATGTATATAACACAATAAActgaatgtaattaattt
Coding sequences within it:
- the LOC134798054 gene encoding uncharacterized protein K02A2.6-like, with the protein product MYLLVEIPIDQNVQPVSQPYRRIPLPLEQKVENKIQDLLARDIIEEVNGPSRWVSPMVPIIKENGDLRLCVDMRRANTAILRENHPLPCMDKLLPEIGKAKYFSKLDIKDAFHQLELHPDCRHITTFITAKGLYQYKRLMFGISCAPEIFQKVLEKLLVKCDGVLNFIDDILVFGDNEEQHDMRLAMVLEVLKENDILLNEQKVHFLGHELSPSGVKPLPKYMESISNFRLPATIEELQSFLGLVNYVNKWLPNLATRTEPLKELLRKKLGKKADIKPYWTSEQDRAFTELKEALSKIQSLGYYDINDKTQVIADASPVGLGAILIQTDSNGPRIIAYGNRTLTDCERKYSQTEKEALALVWSVEHFNIFLFGKKFDLITDHKPLEILFGLKSKPCARIERWVLRLQSYDYNVTYRPGKVNIADPLSRLCKLIDAQSKGGDEHIHQIVEQARPHATSMSAIIEASVNDEEVRGVKKGVYEKEWNETVKGYKIFENELCFYGDILLRGNRIVIPQKLRKGVLDAAHEGHPGIVAMKGRLRSKVWWPRIDKDAENLVKSCKSCTLVGLPNPPTPLKRRELPLAPWVDVAMDLLGPLPNNDYLLVVVDYYSRYKEVKISKIVTSCQIIKLLKEIFSRLGYPVSITVDNGRQFVSEEFRSFCEECNIIVHNTVPYWPQMNGEVERQNRDIMKRLKISHLEKKDIKESLMEYLLMYNSTPHSSTDKSPSELFFRRQNRDKIPSIDRFESTTVDLGVRERDKIQKEKGKEYADKRRGATESSLAEGDKVYVKNMDKGHKLSSNYNPTPYTVQSATRGDISVKNDITGQVLRRNVVHLKRVEGQWEAVQRKDQEEGTGGEQGDSNNEL